In one window of Nomascus leucogenys isolate Asia chromosome 1a, Asia_NLE_v1, whole genome shotgun sequence DNA:
- the LOC105738474 gene encoding uncharacterized protein LOC105738474 translates to MGAVFPWGQGRREPGGGEGGRSDEVRGNLGFPRLLGHQRASRSRGIEPWGGAFCENVSAPQHASDLVNPLGKDRGRGWRTDCGELKKLTCAAIKRAAALSHSPRATEIERAPEPAAGGPGSTLPSQEKRTKREMDLEVAPPFTALQSLETKPPLQASTSRRDKGSEEIQRPTGRWWLSGFWCGCMGERYNG, encoded by the coding sequence ATGGGGGCCGTCTTCCCCTGGGGGCAGGGACGTAGGGAACCAGgcggtggggagggaggaaggagcgACGAGGTCAGAGGAAACCTTGGGTTTCCAAGGCTCCTGGGGCACCAAAGGGCTTCCCGCAGTCGGGGAATTGAGCCCTGGGGAGGAGCCTTTTGCGAGAACGTGAGCGCGCCCCAACACGCCTCAGACCTCGTAAACCCACTTGGCAAAGACCGGGGAAGAGGCTGGCGGACCGACTGCGGTGAACTCAAGAAATTAACCTGCGCTGCAATTAAACGGGCTGCCGCCCTTTCACACTCACCTCGAGCGACCGAGATAGAGAGAGCTCCCGAACCCGCCGCGGGGGGACCTGGCTCCACCCTCCCGTCCCAGGAGAAGAGGACAAAAAGGGAGATGGACTTGGAGGTGGCCCCGCCCTTCACAGCGCTCCAATCCTTGGAAACCAAACCTCCTCTTCAAGCCTCCACGTCTAGAAGGGACAAAGGCAGCGAGGAGATCCAGAGACCGACGGGGAGATGGTGGCTTTCAGGCTTCTGGTGTGGGTGCATGGGGGAAAGGTACAATGGTTAA